CCGGGCCAGGAGATGGTGATGATGTACCTCTGGGAGGCCGGGCCGGTCCGGCAGTCCGAACTCATCAAGGCCAGCGAGCTCGACCCGTCGACCGTCACCAAGATGCTCCAGCGCCTGGAGCAGTCCGGCCATGTCCGCAGGTGCCCGGACCCCGCCGACCGGCGTGCGGTGCTGGTCGAGGCGACCGAGGGCAGCTGTGCGCTGCTCGCCGAGGTCAGCCGGGCCTGGAGCACGCTGGAGGAGGTGACGCTGGCCGGGCTCGACCCGGCCGAGCGCGCGGAACTGGCCCGGCTGCTGGCCAAGGTCGAGGGCAACCTCTGCACCGAGGCCCTGGCGGAGTGCCGCGATCTCCCGACGGCGCGGCCGGCCCGCCCCGGCAGCACGCCCGACCGGCAGGAGGGGGACCGCACCCGGCGCTAGTGCCGCATCGGGCGCCGGAACGGGACGTCACGGCCGGACGCGAGGATCCCCGCCCGGCCCGCCCGCGGACACACCGGCGGCGAGCCCGGGAGGACCGCACCCGGCCCGGGACCACGCCCACTCCACGGCCGACGGGCACGCCCTCCCCGGCCGGCGGGCAGGCCCTCCCCTCGCCGACAGGCACGGCCTCCCCCGGCCGGCGGGCGCACCGGCCCCCGCCCGCCGGGCACGCCCGCTCAGCCCGACAGCACGTCGAGGGCCCGGTCGACGTCGGCGGCCGAGTTGTAGAGGTGGAACGAGGCCCGCAGATTGCCCGCGCGGGCCGACACGACGATTCCCGCACGGGCGAGCAGGGACTTGCGCTCGCCGAGTCCGGGCACCCCGACGATCGCCGAGTCGCCGGGGACGGGCTCGTGCCCGAGTCCCACCAGCCCCGCCCGGAACCGGGCCGCCAGCGCGGTGTCGTGCGCATGGACCGCCGCGATGCCGGTCTCCTCCAGCAGCGGCAGGGACTGCGCGGCCGCGTGGTAGGAGAGGTACGAGGGCGGTTCGTCGTAGCGCCGGGCGGAGCGGGCGAACTCCTCGACGGGCCCGTAGGTGCTCCCCTCCGGGTCCTCCGCCGCGTACAGACCCGCGTGCACCGGGGCCAGCGACTCCTGCGCCTCCTCGGTGACGGTGAGGAAGGACGCGCCGCGCGGGCACAGCAGGTACTTGAACCCGCCCGTGACCGTGTAGTCGTACCGTCCCGCGTCCAGCGGCAGCCAGCCGGCGGCCTGGCTGGCGTCCAGCAGCACGCGCGCGCCGTGCACGGCCGCGGCGGCCCGCACCGCCGGCAGATCCGCGACCCGGCCGTCGGCGGACTGCACCGCGGACAGGGCCACCAGCGCGGTACCGGGCCCCACCGCCTCGGCGAGCGAGTCGAGCGGGGCGTACCGCACCTTCAGGTCCCGGGTGGTGAAGGGGGTGACCATGGAGCTGAACTCGCCCTCGGGCACCAGGACTTCGGCACCGGCGGGGAGGGAGGCCGCGATCAGCCCCACATGGACGGCGACCGAACCGCCGAGCGCGACCCGGTCCGCGGACACGCCCATCAGCCGGGCGAAGGACGCTCGCGCGGTCTCGACGGCCGCCGTGCTCCCCGAACCCTCCGGGCGGCCCTCGGCGAGCTCCCGGGCGAGCCTGCCGGCGGC
The Streptomyces tirandamycinicus DNA segment above includes these coding regions:
- a CDS encoding MarR family winged helix-turn-helix transcriptional regulator translates to MNPEAGSFCPGAGGGQLPAAARGGPVSHAVSRVARLHRVAAGRLLRQAGLYPGQEMVMMYLWEAGPVRQSELIKASELDPSTVTKMLQRLEQSGHVRRCPDPADRRAVLVEATEGSCALLAEVSRAWSTLEEVTLAGLDPAERAELARLLAKVEGNLCTEALAECRDLPTARPARPGSTPDRQEGDRTRR
- a CDS encoding aminotransferase class V-fold PLP-dependent enzyme; protein product: METLGGAEFAPTSTYLNTSFCGLLPRRSVEAAGRLARELAEGRPEGSGSTAAVETARASFARLMGVSADRVALGGSVAVHVGLIAASLPAGAEVLVPEGEFSSMVTPFTTRDLKVRYAPLDSLAEAVGPGTALVALSAVQSADGRVADLPAVRAAAAVHGARVLLDASQAAGWLPLDAGRYDYTVTGGFKYLLCPRGASFLTVTEEAQESLAPVHAGLYAAEDPEGSTYGPVEEFARSARRYDEPPSYLSYHAAAQSLPLLEETGIAAVHAHDTALAARFRAGLVGLGHEPVPGDSAIVGVPGLGERKSLLARAGIVVSARAGNLRASFHLYNSAADVDRALDVLSG